The following proteins are co-located in the candidate division WOR-3 bacterium genome:
- a CDS encoding cysteine desulfurase has product MIYLDNNATTPVDPSVLEEMLPYFSEIYQNPSSSYESAYIVKQRIERSRSIIADLLNCDPSEVIFTSGGTESANQAILGAALFLSEKGKHLITSSIEHKAVLNTCKFLEKLGFSVTVLPVDENCFVSPSDFDKAVRDDTILASIMTANNETGAIQPVQELAEIASDKSVLFHTDAVQAFGKIPFDVKKTPVSMLSLSGHKIYGPKGTGALYIKKGVRIHSLIHGGSHEYKLRAGTENVAGIVGIGKAAEIARERMQEDKKNIGCLRDDLLKKINENIPDVIINTPAENSLYNTLNVSFRFVEGESLTTLLEIDGIEASTGSACSSESLDPSHVLLAMGRDHVDAHGSVRFSFGRHNTQEDVDATLLSLKSAVEKLRKMSPLSKK; this is encoded by the coding sequence GTGATATACCTCGACAACAATGCCACTACTCCCGTCGATCCGTCAGTGCTGGAAGAGATGTTGCCATATTTTTCGGAAATTTATCAAAATCCCTCTTCCTCTTACGAGTCGGCTTACATTGTCAAACAGAGAATTGAGCGTTCCCGCTCCATAATCGCCGATCTTCTGAATTGCGATCCGTCTGAAGTAATTTTCACTTCAGGAGGCACAGAATCGGCAAATCAGGCTATTTTGGGAGCCGCACTTTTTCTTTCCGAAAAAGGCAAACACCTTATTACTTCTTCCATTGAACACAAAGCGGTATTAAATACATGTAAATTTCTCGAAAAACTGGGCTTTTCGGTAACTGTTCTGCCTGTTGACGAAAATTGCTTTGTTTCGCCCTCCGATTTTGATAAAGCCGTCAGAGACGACACCATACTTGCTTCAATCATGACAGCAAACAATGAAACGGGAGCTATACAACCCGTTCAGGAACTGGCCGAAATTGCCTCTGATAAAAGCGTACTTTTTCACACGGACGCGGTCCAGGCCTTCGGAAAAATCCCTTTTGATGTAAAAAAAACGCCTGTTTCTATGCTTTCTCTTTCCGGACATAAAATATACGGACCAAAAGGAACCGGCGCCCTCTACATCAAAAAAGGAGTCCGGATTCATTCACTCATACACGGCGGATCTCACGAATATAAACTGAGAGCCGGAACCGAAAACGTCGCAGGTATTGTAGGCATTGGAAAAGCTGCCGAGATAGCCCGGGAAAGAATGCAGGAAGACAAAAAAAATATAGGGTGTCTGCGGGACGACCTACTGAAAAAAATCAATGAAAACATCCCGGATGTCATAATAAACACGCCTGCCGAAAATTCCCTTTACAACACGTTGAACGTTTCTTTCAGGTTCGTCGAAGGGGAGAGCCTGACGACTTTGCTCGAAATTGACGGTATTGAAGCGTCCACGGGCTCCGCTTGTTCTTCGGAGTCCCTCGATCCCTCTCATGTTCTTCTCGCGATGGGCAGGGATCACGTAGACGCTCACGGCAGCGTGCGTTTCAGTTTCGGCAGACATAACACACAGGAAGATGTCGACGCGACCCTTTTATCTTTGAAAAGTGCTGTCGAAAAGCTGAGAAAAATGTCTCCTCTATCAAAAAAGTAA
- the nifU gene encoding Fe-S cluster assembly scaffold protein NifU — protein MPQYSEKVIDHFKNPRNMGSIPDADGIGTVGNPVCGDIMTIYIKVRDGLITDCRFETFGCVAAIASSSMTTELIKNKTLEEALKLTNKSVISELEGLPPAKVHCSVLAEQAIKAAIDDYKSKNGL, from the coding sequence ATGCCTCAATACAGCGAAAAAGTGATCGATCATTTTAAAAATCCGAGGAACATGGGTTCCATTCCTGACGCAGACGGAATCGGAACCGTCGGCAATCCGGTTTGCGGCGACATAATGACGATCTATATTAAGGTCAGGGACGGGTTGATAACGGACTGCCGTTTTGAAACTTTCGGATGCGTGGCCGCCATTGCTTCTTCTTCCATGACAACGGAACTTATTAAAAACAAAACTCTCGAAGAAGCGCTGAAACTGACAAACAAATCAGTCATTTCAGAACTCGAAGGTCTTCCTCCTGCGAAAGTCCACTGTTCCGTACTCGCCGAACAGGCAATAAAAGCGGCCATAGACGACTACAAATCAAAAAACGGTCTATGA
- a CDS encoding ROK family protein translates to MDFSEVKDYQGDGRMILTLDAGGTNFAFQALKGEKSIIDPVFLPSNGKDLALCLKTIVEGFRIASEKVNECPNAISFGFPGPADYEKGVIYELVNLPAFKEPFPLKAFLEEEFGVPVFINNDADMFALGEFVYGLTRKINSEFKIRGSKRVTKNLIAATFGTGMGGGLIVGGRLFRGDNCAQGEINRMRNRFFYNSCAEDSVSSRGIIKAFSDEAKIPSGEIVDVKKIASYARDPFSPFHEQAKSAFYKFARSAADALADSVCLIDGLVVLGGGISFAHDVFLEKLVEEMNTPFDSIHGGKIPRTETGIFNLEKRDELEIYLEGKRITLTVPGSSKKVSVDTLRGTGVGITKLGTERAAALGAYVYALSTLDGS, encoded by the coding sequence GTGGATTTCAGCGAAGTAAAAGATTACCAAGGTGACGGCAGAATGATCCTGACCCTTGACGCCGGAGGGACTAATTTCGCCTTCCAGGCTTTAAAAGGTGAAAAAAGTATAATTGACCCGGTATTTCTGCCTTCTAACGGGAAAGACCTGGCGCTTTGCCTGAAAACAATAGTTGAAGGATTCAGAATCGCCTCTGAAAAAGTTAACGAATGTCCAAATGCGATAAGCTTCGGTTTTCCCGGTCCCGCAGACTACGAGAAAGGCGTGATATACGAACTCGTCAACTTGCCGGCTTTCAAAGAACCATTTCCACTCAAAGCCTTTCTCGAAGAAGAATTCGGTGTCCCTGTATTTATAAATAATGACGCTGACATGTTCGCCTTGGGTGAGTTTGTTTACGGTCTCACCAGGAAGATAAATTCCGAGTTTAAAATAAGAGGATCCAAAAGAGTCACAAAGAACCTGATAGCGGCGACTTTCGGAACAGGAATGGGAGGTGGTTTAATCGTCGGAGGCAGACTTTTCAGAGGAGACAACTGTGCTCAGGGTGAAATTAACAGGATGAGAAACAGGTTTTTCTATAATTCCTGCGCGGAAGATTCGGTTTCGTCAAGGGGTATAATAAAAGCGTTTTCCGATGAAGCGAAAATCCCGTCCGGAGAAATTGTCGACGTGAAAAAAATCGCATCTTACGCGAGAGACCCTTTTTCGCCGTTTCACGAACAGGCAAAAAGCGCGTTTTATAAATTTGCGCGTTCGGCGGCCGACGCTCTCGCCGACTCTGTTTGCCTAATCGACGGACTCGTGGTTTTGGGCGGCGGAATTTCATTTGCTCACGATGTTTTTCTTGAAAAGCTTGTTGAAGAAATGAATACGCCTTTCGACAGCATACACGGAGGAAAGATACCGAGAACGGAAACCGGGATTTTCAATCTTGAAAAACGCGACGAACTTGAGATTTATCTCGAAGGTAAAAGAATAACACTCACAGTACCGGGCTCCTCAAAAAAAGTGTCGGTGGACACACTCAGGGGAACAGGCGTAGGAATAACCAAACTCGGAACGGAAAGAGCGGCAGCTCTCGGCGCTTACGTCTATGCGCTTAGTACCTTGGACGGATCATAG